In one window of Acidovorax sp. HDW3 DNA:
- a CDS encoding SGNH/GDSL hydrolase family protein, whose amino-acid sequence MKFRLQAAAAAAALVLAACGGGGADTTPAASINKVKVAGDSLADSGTFGLKFTVQNAGDNGGPTQIWADRVAASYGQSLCAHYRSPDRQSFSTDSSCTNYAVGGGRINYYEASTSPYSIVQQLKDMGAAGFGAGDLLLVDGGGNDAADLIKAYILASIGAEAGYKAVLGTVLDAATIDGLWAQGAQGKAQAGGVYMQALAKQFAKAIQDEALAKGAPRVAVLNMPGVTRTPLFLMTLKNISQSQGAEAAGKLAALFDGWINAFNAQLVQSLAGDKRVAVVDFYASFKDQSEHPAQYAYTNVTTPVCPVSGQDPLTKLPTYDWQACTASYLSSNPPAGQTGANWWQSYAFSDAFHPTPYAHQLMGQLVSRSLSQAGWL is encoded by the coding sequence ATGAAATTTCGTTTGCAAGCCGCTGCTGCTGCGGCCGCGTTGGTGCTCGCTGCCTGCGGTGGCGGCGGTGCCGATACCACTCCCGCCGCGTCGATCAACAAGGTCAAGGTCGCTGGCGACAGTCTGGCCGACAGCGGCACCTTTGGCCTTAAATTCACCGTGCAGAACGCCGGCGACAACGGCGGGCCGACGCAAATCTGGGCCGACCGCGTGGCCGCCAGCTATGGCCAGAGCCTGTGCGCGCATTACCGCTCGCCCGATCGCCAGTCTTTTAGTACTGACAGCAGCTGCACCAACTACGCCGTCGGCGGTGGCCGCATCAACTACTACGAGGCCTCGACCTCGCCCTACTCCATCGTGCAGCAGCTCAAAGACATGGGCGCAGCCGGTTTTGGCGCGGGCGACCTGCTGCTCGTCGATGGCGGTGGCAACGACGCGGCCGACCTGATCAAGGCCTACATCCTCGCCTCCATCGGAGCCGAGGCGGGTTACAAGGCGGTGCTGGGCACGGTGCTCGACGCGGCCACCATCGATGGCCTGTGGGCCCAGGGCGCCCAAGGTAAGGCCCAGGCGGGTGGCGTCTACATGCAGGCGCTGGCCAAGCAGTTTGCCAAGGCCATCCAGGACGAGGCCCTGGCCAAGGGTGCGCCGCGCGTGGCCGTGCTCAATATGCCGGGCGTGACGCGCACGCCGCTGTTTTTGATGACGCTGAAAAACATCTCCCAGTCCCAGGGCGCAGAGGCGGCGGGCAAGCTGGCGGCGCTGTTCGATGGCTGGATCAACGCCTTCAATGCTCAGCTGGTGCAGTCCCTGGCAGGCGACAAACGTGTGGCCGTGGTTGATTTTTACGCCTCGTTCAAAGACCAGTCGGAGCACCCGGCGCAGTACGCGTACACCAACGTCACCACGCCGGTGTGCCCGGTCAGCGGCCAAGACCCCCTGACCAAGCTGCCCACTTACGACTGGCAGGCGTGCACCGCCAGCTATCTGTCGTCGAACCCGCCGGCGGGTCAAACGGGGGCCAACTGGTGGCAGAGCTACGCGTTTTCTGACGCTTTTCACCCCACCCCCTATGCCCACCAGCTGATGGGGCAACTCGTGTCGCGCTCGCTCTCGCAAGCGGGTTGGCTGTAA
- a CDS encoding OmpW family protein, with protein MKHELLHAGAALALLAACGGASAQVAGTISVRAGVTHIAPRTDSDNLTAPSFPNTKVDVGSASALTGGITYMVTDHWALDLPVGLPFKHSFYGDGAIAGVGKLGETKVIPATLFAQYRFGAAQAAFRPYVGLGVTYSRFFKNRSTAALTGVTGGSPAHPTTAYIDNQWGLTPQVGFVWNFHERWFLDAAYYKSFLKTTAHLSTGQTIDMRLNPDVLSLGIGYRF; from the coding sequence ATGAAACACGAACTCTTGCACGCTGGCGCTGCGCTGGCCCTGCTCGCTGCCTGCGGTGGCGCTTCGGCCCAGGTGGCCGGCACCATCAGCGTGCGCGCTGGCGTCACGCACATCGCCCCACGCACCGACAGCGACAACCTGACGGCGCCGAGCTTTCCCAACACCAAGGTGGACGTGGGCTCGGCCTCGGCGCTGACCGGCGGCATCACCTACATGGTGACCGACCACTGGGCGCTGGACCTGCCCGTGGGCCTGCCGTTCAAGCATTCCTTCTACGGCGACGGTGCCATTGCCGGCGTGGGCAAACTGGGGGAAACCAAGGTCATTCCGGCCACGCTGTTTGCCCAGTACCGCTTTGGTGCGGCCCAGGCGGCGTTCCGGCCCTATGTGGGCCTGGGCGTGACCTACAGCCGCTTCTTCAAAAACCGCAGCACGGCCGCGCTCACGGGCGTGACCGGCGGCTCGCCCGCCCACCCGACCACGGCTTACATCGACAACCAATGGGGCCTGACGCCGCAGGTGGGCTTTGTCTGGAACTTCCACGAGCGCTGGTTCCTCGATGCGGCCTACTACAAGAGCTTTCTCAAGACCACGGCCCACCTCTCGACTGGGCAGACCATTGATATGCGTCTGAACCCGGACGTGCTGTCGCTCGGCATTGGCTACCGCTTCTGA
- the dacB gene encoding D-alanyl-D-alanine carboxypeptidase/D-alanyl-D-alanine-endopeptidase: protein MSLLQAVVRAALGAGMFFWVALAGAAALPPPVQAALERARLAPQALALWLAPAADPQAPPRLAWRAQEAMNPASVMKLVTTWAALDQLGPAYTWQTPVYLDGRIEGTRLQGNVYIQGRGDPKLVLERLWLLLRRLQAQGVQQIAGDIVLDRSAFSLPAHDPGAFDGEPQRAYNVAPDALLVNYQALVLSFVPDSRAGLVRVSAEPPLAGLQLPASLPLAPAGTACGDWRAHLQLDVGDGQRLRFAGSYPASCSERSWALALPEPQTFAARAVQGMWQALGGQLTGQVREGRVPAGLQPAFSQASPPLAEVLRDINKYSNNVMTQQLLLTLGLERGAGGSFEAGRAVVERSWRAALGEAPLPVLDNGAGLSREARISAEALGRMLQRAWAAPFMPEYVASLPIVGVDGTLRRNTSRAAGQAHLKTGSLRDVMALAGYVDGADGQRWVLVALVNHANAAAARPVLDAALEWAQQSW from the coding sequence ATGTCCTTATTGCAAGCTGTGGTGCGGGCGGCGCTGGGCGCCGGTATGTTCTTCTGGGTGGCCCTGGCGGGCGCGGCAGCGCTGCCGCCGCCGGTGCAGGCGGCGCTCGAACGCGCCAGGCTGGCGCCGCAGGCGCTGGCGCTGTGGCTGGCGCCGGCTGCAGACCCGCAGGCGCCGCCGCGCCTGGCCTGGCGCGCGCAAGAGGCGATGAACCCGGCCTCGGTCATGAAACTCGTCACCACCTGGGCGGCGCTCGATCAACTCGGGCCGGCCTACACCTGGCAGACGCCGGTGTACCTCGACGGGCGCATCGAGGGCACGCGCCTGCAGGGCAACGTCTATATCCAGGGCCGGGGCGACCCCAAGCTGGTGCTCGAACGCCTGTGGCTGCTGCTGCGCCGCCTGCAGGCGCAGGGCGTGCAGCAGATTGCCGGCGACATCGTGCTCGACCGCAGCGCCTTCAGCCTGCCGGCGCACGACCCGGGCGCGTTTGACGGCGAGCCGCAGCGCGCCTACAACGTGGCGCCCGATGCGCTGCTCGTCAACTACCAGGCGCTGGTGCTCAGCTTCGTGCCCGACAGCCGCGCCGGCCTGGTGCGCGTGAGCGCCGAGCCGCCGCTGGCCGGGCTGCAGCTGCCCGCCAGCCTGCCCCTGGCGCCGGCGGGCACGGCCTGTGGCGACTGGCGCGCCCATTTGCAGCTGGACGTGGGCGATGGCCAGCGCCTGCGTTTTGCCGGCAGCTACCCGGCCAGTTGCAGCGAGCGCAGCTGGGCCCTGGCGCTGCCTGAGCCGCAGACCTTTGCCGCCCGCGCCGTGCAGGGCATGTGGCAGGCCCTGGGCGGGCAGCTCACGGGCCAGGTGCGCGAGGGGCGTGTGCCGGCGGGCCTGCAGCCGGCGTTCAGCCAGGCTTCACCGCCGCTGGCCGAGGTGCTGCGCGACATCAACAAGTACAGCAACAACGTCATGACGCAGCAGCTGCTGCTGACCCTGGGGCTGGAGCGGGGCGCGGGCGGCAGTTTCGAGGCCGGGCGCGCGGTGGTCGAGCGCAGCTGGCGCGCGGCCCTGGGCGAGGCGCCGCTGCCGGTGCTCGACAACGGCGCCGGCCTGAGCCGCGAGGCGCGCATCAGCGCCGAGGCCCTGGGGCGCATGTTGCAGCGCGCCTGGGCGGCGCCTTTCATGCCGGAGTATGTGGCGTCGCTGCCCATCGTCGGCGTTGATGGCACGCTGCGGCGCAACACCAGCCGCGCCGCCGGCCAGGCGCACCTCAAAACCGGCAGCCTGCGCGACGTCATGGCGCTGGCCGGCTACGTCGATGGCGCCGACGGCCAGCGCTGGGTGCTGGTGGCGCTGGTGAACCACGCCAACGCGGCGGCGGCGCGGCCGGTGCTTGATGCGGCCCTGGAGTGGGCGCAGCAAAGCTGGTAG
- the tsaB gene encoding tRNA (adenosine(37)-N6)-threonylcarbamoyltransferase complex dimerization subunit type 1 TsaB, with amino-acid sequence MKLLAFDTSTDPLSIAVQHGTQVWQYSGPGGAQSSARLIPAILDLLQQAGLTLEALDAIVFGRGPGSFTGLRTACAVAQGLAWGAQRPVLAIDTLLAVAEEARATHGATEVLAVLDARMDEVYHAPYRWDGAQGQWQALAECALCAPEALALPAGFVIAGNAAPAYGTRLPSAPQAPLAVLPSAQALLRLAPALLAAGAAQPADQALPLYVRDKVAQTTAERAAARQAAQAGA; translated from the coding sequence ATGAAACTGCTTGCCTTTGACACCAGCACCGACCCGCTCTCCATCGCCGTCCAGCACGGCACGCAGGTCTGGCAGTACAGCGGGCCGGGCGGCGCGCAGTCCTCGGCCCGCCTGATTCCGGCGATTTTGGATTTGCTGCAGCAGGCCGGGCTGACGCTGGAAGCGCTCGACGCCATCGTCTTTGGCCGGGGGCCGGGCTCGTTCACCGGGCTGCGCACCGCCTGCGCCGTGGCCCAGGGGCTGGCCTGGGGCGCGCAGCGCCCGGTGCTGGCCATCGACACCCTGCTCGCCGTGGCCGAAGAAGCCCGCGCCACGCACGGCGCCACCGAGGTGCTGGCGGTGCTCGACGCGCGCATGGACGAGGTCTACCACGCCCCCTACCGCTGGGATGGCGCCCAAGGGCAATGGCAGGCGCTGGCCGAATGCGCCCTGTGCGCGCCCGAGGCGCTGGCGCTGCCCGCCGGCTTTGTCATCGCCGGCAACGCCGCCCCCGCCTACGGAACGCGCCTGCCCAGCGCCCCCCAGGCGCCGCTGGCCGTCCTGCCCAGCGCCCAGGCCCTACTGCGCCTGGCACCGGCGCTGCTCGCCGCTGGCGCGGCCCAGCCCGCCGACCAAGCCCTGCCGCTGTACGTGCGCGACAAGGTGGCGCAAACCACGGCCGAGCGCGCCGCCGCGCGCCAGGCGGCACAGGCCGGCGCATGA
- the rimI gene encoding ribosomal protein S18-alanine N-acetyltransferase, with protein MSFAPAPAPTLALRWEALSLNTLDALLEVEQQAYSHPWSRGNFIDALASGYHCQLLWADNHLLGYTIAMRGVQEAHLLNITVAPTHQGQGWARVLLEHLALWARSEQAQCLWLEVRTSNARALSIYTAHGYQRVGLRKRYYPAADGAREDAIVMQLPLWP; from the coding sequence ATGAGCTTTGCGCCTGCACCCGCACCCACGCTGGCCCTGCGCTGGGAGGCGCTGTCGCTGAACACGCTCGACGCGCTGCTGGAAGTCGAGCAGCAGGCCTACAGCCACCCCTGGTCGCGCGGCAACTTCATCGACGCCCTGGCCAGCGGCTACCACTGCCAGCTGCTGTGGGCCGACAACCACCTGCTGGGCTACACCATCGCCATGCGCGGCGTGCAAGAAGCGCACCTGCTCAACATCACCGTCGCCCCGACGCACCAGGGCCAGGGCTGGGCGCGCGTGCTGCTCGAGCACCTCGCCCTGTGGGCGCGCAGCGAGCAGGCACAATGCCTGTGGCTGGAAGTGCGCACCAGCAACGCGCGCGCCCTGTCCATCTACACCGCCCACGGCTACCAACGCGTCGGCCTGCGCAAACGCTACTACCCCGCCGCCGACGGCGCGCGCGAAGACGCCATCGTCATGCAACTGCCCCTATGGCCCTGA
- a CDS encoding uracil-DNA glycosylase family protein, translating into MALNLDPRQREMLKEMGITLWQAPQTPVPTPVAAAAATTAQRAARPPATPAAAAPVAPPAAATRPTPHGAAPAHATSATGASTATSGWALAPALAAYPQAAAQPGQPRWLVLAECTQAQAPLTDSAGALLDQMLRALRLQHNPQVFIAPVLAAGQPGASLGLPDVLQHTQPTVVLALGLPAARLALGGQAPLGRLRASPQSGPGGVTVVVSYAPQHLLRAPAHKAAAWADLCRAHSLAGSVNKD; encoded by the coding sequence ATGGCCCTGAACCTCGACCCCCGCCAGCGCGAAATGCTCAAGGAAATGGGCATCACCCTGTGGCAAGCACCCCAAACCCCTGTGCCTACGCCTGTGGCTGCCGCAGCCGCTACCACCGCTCAGCGGGCCGCACGCCCACCAGCCACCCCGGCTGCCGCCGCACCCGTAGCGCCCCCCGCCGCCGCCACGCGCCCCACCCCGCATGGCGCCGCCCCGGCCCATGCCACCAGCGCTACTGGCGCCAGCACCGCCACCAGCGGCTGGGCCCTGGCCCCCGCCCTGGCCGCCTACCCCCAGGCAGCGGCCCAGCCGGGCCAGCCCCGCTGGCTGGTGCTGGCCGAATGCACACAAGCGCAAGCGCCCCTGACCGACAGCGCCGGCGCCCTGCTCGACCAAATGCTGCGCGCCCTGCGCCTGCAGCACAACCCGCAGGTCTTCATCGCCCCGGTACTGGCAGCGGGCCAGCCCGGCGCCAGCCTGGGCCTGCCCGACGTCCTGCAGCACACCCAGCCCACAGTGGTGCTGGCCCTGGGCCTGCCGGCAGCGCGCCTGGCACTGGGCGGCCAGGCGCCGCTGGGGCGGCTGCGCGCCAGCCCACAAAGCGGCCCCGGGGGCGTGACCGTGGTCGTGAGCTACGCCCCGCAACACCTGCTGCGCGCACCCGCCCACAAAGCCGCCGCCTGGGCCGACCTGTGCCGCGCCCACAGCCTGGCGGGCAGCGTCAACAAAGATTAA
- a CDS encoding SGNH/GDSL hydrolase family protein, producing MAFVWMRRSLLAAACASVALLAACGSSTVDSAITPQRVVVFGDAVADTGQKGSAYTVNATDGSLLNWTTQFASNWGLSAKPVSQGGLNYAQGNARINATPDAAGNASTPTVTAQIDSFLASQKFGSAEFVLVNAGTADLIAGMAAVQAGQLSSADYQAQARQWGEALAAQVIRMVNAGAQHVVISGVYNLGKTPWATAIGQTGVLEAASTAFNTGLKVSLKDQGKQVQYVDLELYVNAYVNAPGSYGFDNATTPVCNSVDANNGIGIGTYQVNSALCTPSTLLAGADYNRYVFADAVYLTPNAQRQFGTYAVSMVRNRW from the coding sequence ATGGCTTTTGTTTGGATGCGCCGCAGCCTGCTGGCAGCGGCCTGCGCCTCGGTGGCGCTCTTGGCCGCCTGTGGATCGAGCACGGTCGATTCGGCCATCACCCCCCAGCGCGTGGTGGTTTTTGGTGACGCCGTGGCCGACACCGGACAAAAGGGCAGTGCCTACACCGTCAACGCCACCGACGGCAGCCTGCTGAACTGGACGACGCAATTCGCCAGCAACTGGGGCCTGAGCGCCAAGCCCGTGAGCCAGGGTGGCCTGAACTACGCCCAGGGCAACGCCCGCATCAACGCCACCCCGGACGCGGCCGGCAACGCCAGCACGCCCACCGTGACGGCGCAGATCGACAGCTTCCTGGCCAGCCAGAAGTTCGGCAGCGCCGAGTTCGTGCTGGTGAACGCCGGCACGGCCGACCTGATCGCCGGCATGGCCGCCGTGCAGGCCGGCCAGCTCAGCAGCGCTGACTACCAAGCACAAGCGCGCCAGTGGGGCGAGGCGCTGGCAGCGCAGGTGATCCGCATGGTCAACGCCGGCGCCCAGCACGTGGTCATCTCGGGCGTGTACAACCTGGGCAAGACGCCCTGGGCCACGGCCATCGGCCAAACCGGCGTACTCGAAGCCGCCAGCACGGCATTCAACACCGGCCTGAAAGTGTCCCTCAAAGACCAGGGCAAGCAGGTGCAGTACGTCGATCTGGAGCTGTACGTCAACGCCTACGTCAACGCCCCGGGCAGCTACGGTTTTGACAACGCCACCACGCCGGTGTGCAACTCGGTCGATGCGAACAACGGCATCGGCATCGGCACCTACCAGGTCAACTCCGCCCTGTGCACCCCGAGCACCTTGCTCGCCGGCGCCGACTACAACCGCTACGTGTTTGCCGACGCGGTGTACCTCACCCCCAACGCACAGCGCCAGTTCGGCACCTACGCCGTGAGCATGGTGCGCAACCGCTGGTAA
- a CDS encoding L-threonylcarbamoyladenylate synthase, whose product MILDGQQPQAIATAAQALQAGALVGLPTETVYGLAADADNDAAVAQIFATKGRPADHPLIVHVADASGIAHFASSVPPFAQALVDAFWPGPLTLILPRQGGRAQAATGGQDSVGLRCPQHPVAQALLHACQARGVHGLAAPSANRFGRVSPTSAAHVQDEFGADLLVLDGGACQVGIESTIIDCTRGQPVLLRPGQITRAQVAAACGQPVLSKDELLTQSPRASGTLEAHYAPNARVRLMDARALQAGLDLLGADAAHLAVYARSPLRRPSPGVRLVAMPEQAEAAAQQLFAQLRALDDAGVRLIWIETPPDGADWEGVRDRLQRAAAAG is encoded by the coding sequence ATGATCCTCGACGGCCAGCAACCCCAGGCGATTGCCACCGCCGCGCAGGCGCTGCAGGCGGGCGCGCTCGTCGGCCTGCCGACCGAAACCGTCTACGGCCTGGCGGCGGACGCCGACAACGACGCCGCCGTGGCGCAGATTTTTGCCACCAAGGGCCGCCCGGCCGACCACCCGCTGATCGTGCACGTGGCCGACGCCAGCGGCATCGCCCACTTTGCCAGCAGCGTGCCGCCCTTTGCGCAGGCGCTGGTCGATGCCTTCTGGCCCGGGCCGCTCACGCTCATCCTGCCGCGCCAGGGCGGGCGCGCCCAGGCGGCCACCGGCGGCCAGGACAGTGTGGGCCTGCGCTGCCCGCAGCACCCGGTGGCGCAGGCGCTGCTGCACGCCTGCCAAGCGCGCGGCGTGCACGGCCTGGCCGCGCCCAGCGCCAACCGTTTTGGCCGCGTCAGCCCCACCAGCGCGGCCCACGTGCAGGACGAATTCGGCGCCGACCTGCTGGTGCTCGACGGCGGCGCCTGCCAGGTGGGCATTGAATCGACCATCATCGACTGCACCCGGGGACAGCCCGTGCTGCTGCGCCCGGGGCAGATCACGCGCGCCCAGGTGGCGGCTGCCTGCGGCCAGCCAGTGCTATCAAAAGACGAGCTACTGACGCAATCCCCGCGCGCCTCTGGCACGTTAGAGGCCCATTACGCACCGAATGCCCGGGTACGCCTGATGGACGCGCGTGCGCTGCAGGCCGGGCTTGATCTGCTCGGCGCCGACGCCGCCCACCTGGCGGTGTACGCGCGCAGCCCGCTGCGCCGCCCCAGCCCGGGCGTGCGGCTGGTGGCCATGCCGGAGCAGGCCGAAGCGGCGGCGCAGCAGCTCTTTGCCCAGCTGCGCGCCCTGGACGACGCCGGCGTGCGCCTGATCTGGATAGAAACCCCGCCCGACGGTGCCGACTGGGAAGGCGTGCGCGACCGCCTGCAGCGCGCCGCAGCGGCGGGCTGA